From Candoia aspera isolate rCanAsp1 chromosome 4, rCanAsp1.hap2, whole genome shotgun sequence, a single genomic window includes:
- the CNP gene encoding 2',3'-cyclic-nucleotide 3'-phosphodiesterase yields MNKGFARKSHAFLPKIFRKMSSQPKERPESLQFPFLDDDETITTIRESKTFFVLRGLPGSGKSTLAQAIQDKYKDACKVISVDHYKIQPAVRSAIPDDYSKVDEDLADYCKRDISVVVVDDTHHERERLEQLFDIADKYRYKVIIVEPKTSWKMDCLQLKDKNQWKLSADELKKLKPSLEKDFLPSYYGWFLSKRSSENLRKTGQAFLDELASIKAFKKESNKYFGQPPEEPKMKIDLTSYFVKRPPGVLHCTTKFTDFGKAPGADDYAQQEIVKTSYGKSFFLTVSALFITPRTAGARVEMSEQQMLLWPGDVDVLQPAVNLPKGSRAHITLGCASGVEAVQTGLDLLEFAKLEKAGNKGEEVGEIGGGKLLSFGNGMWMLLLSKKIEVRAVFGGYYGKGKLVPTQGGSKRGSPFNSCIII; encoded by the exons ATG AACAAAGGCTTCGCCCGGAAGAGCCACGCGTTCCTGCCAAAGATTTTTAGGAAAATGTCTTCCCAGCCCAAAGAGCGTCCTGAGAGCTTGCAGTTCCCCTTTCTGGATGATGATGAAACAATTACCACCATTCGGGAATCAAAAACTTTTTTTGTTCTCCGGGGTCTACCAGGCAGTGGGAAATCTACCTTGGCGCAGGCCATCCAAGACAAGTACAAGGATGCTTGCAAAGTCATTTCTGTTGACCACTACAAAATCCAGCCTGCTGTCAGGAGTGCCATTCCTGATGATTACAGCAAGGTCGATGAGGATCTAGCTGACTATTGCAAGCGTGACATCAGTGTGGTGGTGGTAGATGACACCCACCATGAACGGGAGCGGCTAGAGCAGCTTTTTGACATTGCAGACAAGTATCGCTACAAAGTCATCATTGTGGAGCCCAAAACATCATGGAAAATGGATTGCTTGCAGCTCAAAGATAAGAACCAGTGGAAACTTTCTGCGGATGAGCTAAAGAAATTGAAGCCCAGTTTAGAAAAGGACTTCCTTCCCTCTTATTATGGATGGTTTTTAAGCAAAAGGAGCTCAGAGAACTTGCGGAAGACCGGGCAGGCATTTTTGGATGAGCTTGCTAGTATTAAAGCCTTCAAAAAGGAGTCAAATAAATACT TTGGACAGCCCCCTGAAGAACCCAAAATGAAGATTGATCTGACCAGCTACTTTGTGAAAAGGCCCCCAGGGGTCTTGCACTGCACAACTAAATTCACTGACTTTGGGAAGGCTCCAGGAGCAGATGATTATGCACAGCAAGAG ATTGTGAAGACCTCTTATGGAAAATCTTTCTTCCTGACCGTATCTGCTCTCTTCATCACCCCAAGAACTGCTGGTGCCCGTGTGGAAATGAGCGAGCAGCAAATGCTTCTGTGGCCTGGGGACGTGGATGTGCTGCAGCCAGCGGTCAACCTCCCAAAAGGCAGCCGAGCCCACATCACCCTGGGCTGTGCCAGTGGGGTAGAAGCTGTCCAAACTGGCCTCGACCTCCTTGAATTTGCAAAACTAGAAAAGGCAGGGAACAAAGGCGAGGAGGTTGGGGAGATTGGCGGTGGGAAACTTTTGTCCTTTGGGAATGGCATGTGGATGCTTTTGCTTTCAAAAAAGATTGAGGTGAGGGCTGTCTTTGGTGGCTATTATGGAAAGGGAAAACTGGTGCCAACTCAAGGAGGTAGCAAACGGGGATCGCCCTTTAATTCCTGTATCATCATCTAA